In Tsuneonella amylolytica, one genomic interval encodes:
- a CDS encoding AMP-binding protein, giving the protein MTPGSLQPYALTVDKFLDHAGKWHPNAEIVTAGEDGRSTRATYAEVLDAARRISGRLADLGVAEGDTVATLAWNSRAHVELWYAVMGMGAVCHTLNPRLAAESSAEMARQSGARILVASADLGPLAQEIADHAAGIETVFVIDGSHAALPQFAGRSGASPAWGQFDENTPCGLCFTSGTTGDPKGVTYTHRGNYLHTLRLLQADVAAICSSDAVLVAVPMFHANAWGLPFAVPAVGGKLVLPGRHLDGESLARLIVEEDVTIAVGVPTVWMALMDHLDAAGLEVQTLRRIMVGGAPMPQALMERIEARGIEVQTTWGMTELSPLGTATPPGLSGRDPSTAGRPAFGVDLRVTDADGNALKSQRGEEGHLWVKGPAVVDRYFGHANPATREGWFATGDLAVVDEDGYLTITGRSKDLIKSGGEWINPAQIEAAVGAHPDVAMAAVIGREDAKWGERPILIVELVDGAQPSDADLLRPVRETCAGWWVPDAVIRLPAIPLAATGKIDKRLLRQEFGRAPAEVAET; this is encoded by the coding sequence ATGACGCCCGGCAGCCTGCAGCCCTATGCGCTGACGGTCGACAAGTTTCTCGACCATGCGGGCAAATGGCATCCGAATGCCGAAATCGTCACCGCGGGCGAAGACGGGCGTTCGACCCGCGCGACCTATGCCGAAGTGCTCGATGCCGCACGGCGCATTTCGGGACGGTTGGCGGACTTGGGTGTCGCCGAAGGCGATACGGTGGCGACGCTCGCCTGGAATAGCCGCGCGCACGTGGAGCTGTGGTACGCGGTCATGGGCATGGGCGCGGTCTGCCATACGCTCAATCCGCGACTGGCCGCCGAAAGTTCGGCGGAAATGGCCCGTCAGTCCGGCGCACGAATTCTCGTGGCCAGCGCCGATCTCGGCCCTCTGGCGCAGGAGATCGCCGACCACGCAGCAGGGATCGAGACGGTATTCGTGATCGATGGGTCGCACGCCGCCCTGCCCCAATTCGCTGGCCGTTCGGGGGCGTCGCCGGCCTGGGGCCAGTTCGACGAGAACACCCCGTGTGGCCTGTGTTTCACTTCAGGCACTACCGGTGATCCGAAGGGCGTCACCTACACCCACCGCGGCAACTACTTGCATACGCTGCGGCTGCTTCAGGCCGATGTCGCTGCGATCTGTTCGAGCGACGCGGTGCTCGTCGCAGTGCCGATGTTCCATGCCAATGCGTGGGGCCTGCCGTTCGCGGTGCCGGCGGTCGGCGGAAAGCTCGTCTTGCCCGGCCGCCATCTCGACGGCGAGAGCCTGGCCCGCCTGATCGTCGAGGAGGACGTGACCATTGCCGTCGGCGTGCCGACCGTCTGGATGGCATTGATGGATCATCTCGATGCAGCGGGGCTTGAAGTGCAGACCTTGCGCCGCATCATGGTCGGCGGCGCGCCGATGCCGCAGGCGCTGATGGAGCGTATCGAAGCCCGCGGCATCGAGGTTCAGACCACCTGGGGCATGACCGAGCTGTCGCCGCTCGGCACCGCGACACCGCCCGGCCTGTCCGGCCGCGACCCGTCGACTGCGGGTAGGCCCGCGTTCGGCGTCGACCTGCGCGTTACCGATGCGGATGGCAACGCGCTGAAGTCGCAACGCGGTGAGGAAGGTCACTTGTGGGTGAAGGGCCCCGCCGTCGTCGATCGCTATTTCGGCCATGCGAACCCGGCCACCCGCGAGGGCTGGTTCGCTACCGGTGATCTCGCGGTCGTCGACGAGGACGGCTACCTCACGATCACCGGCCGGTCGAAGGATCTGATCAAATCGGGCGGAGAGTGGATCAACCCTGCCCAGATCGAAGCTGCGGTCGGCGCGCATCCCGATGTCGCGATGGCCGCGGTTATTGGGCGCGAGGACGCCAAGTGGGGCGAGCGGCCGATCCTCATCGTCGAACTCGTGGATGGGGCCCAACCGTCCGACGCCGACCTGCTACGCCCGGTGCGGGAGACGTGCGCCGGTTGGTGGGTGCCCGACGCGGTCATCCGGTTGCCGGCAATCCCCCTCGCGGCGACCGGGAAGATCGACAAACGCCTGCTGCGGCAGGAATTCGGGCGCGCGCCGGCAGAGGTCGCCGAAACGTAA
- a CDS encoding extracellular catalytic domain type 1 short-chain-length polyhydroxyalkanoate depolymerase — translation MKPRIRTVLGSLTAAALASAPMPATAAGTLTQVTGFGSNPGNVLMYEYVPANLTAGRPLVVLIHGCSQSTADMDAETGWTKWADQMGFALLFPQQQSANNSSKCWNFFVKSDYQRGGGEPLSIKQGIDWAIAHHASDTRRVFVTGLSSGAAMTNVMLAVYPEVFAAGAPVAGVPFKCATTVGSSLMCNAGTVGKTPAQWGDLVRGATTWRGPWPRVSIWHGTNDLTVNVANLAETMEQWTNVHGTDQTADTSDTVSGYPHKVYRNGAGAAVVETFSITGMGHGQPVDPGTGTTQCGSATGYNLDAGICASYNIARWFGL, via the coding sequence ATGAAGCCTAGGATAAGGACAGTTCTCGGATCGCTTACCGCGGCGGCGCTCGCATCTGCCCCGATGCCGGCCACCGCTGCAGGGACATTGACCCAGGTGACCGGTTTCGGTTCGAACCCCGGCAACGTACTGATGTACGAATACGTGCCAGCCAACCTTACCGCCGGTCGTCCGCTCGTGGTGCTGATCCACGGTTGCTCCCAGTCGACAGCCGACATGGACGCGGAAACCGGCTGGACGAAGTGGGCCGATCAGATGGGTTTCGCGCTGCTATTCCCGCAGCAGCAGTCGGCCAACAACAGCAGCAAGTGCTGGAACTTCTTCGTCAAGAGCGACTACCAGCGTGGCGGAGGCGAGCCGCTTTCGATCAAGCAGGGTATCGACTGGGCCATTGCCCACCACGCATCGGACACCCGCCGCGTTTTCGTGACCGGACTGAGTTCCGGTGCCGCGATGACGAACGTGATGCTGGCCGTCTATCCCGAAGTCTTCGCCGCCGGAGCGCCGGTGGCCGGCGTACCGTTCAAATGCGCGACGACCGTCGGTTCGTCGCTCATGTGCAACGCGGGTACCGTCGGCAAGACGCCGGCTCAATGGGGCGATCTCGTTCGCGGTGCGACGACATGGCGCGGGCCATGGCCGCGGGTATCGATCTGGCATGGCACGAACGATCTCACCGTGAACGTTGCGAACCTCGCCGAAACGATGGAGCAGTGGACCAACGTTCACGGGACGGATCAGACCGCCGACACCAGCGACACGGTCTCCGGCTACCCGCACAAGGTCTATCGTAATGGAGCGGGCGCCGCCGTCGTGGAAACATTCTCGATCACTGGGATGGGGCATGGACAACCGGTGGATCCGGGTACCGGCACGACCCAGTGCGGCAGCGCGACCGGTTACAACCTCGATGCGGGAATTTGTGCCTCGTACAACATCGCGCGATGGTTTGGCCTCTAA
- a CDS encoding SDR family NAD(P)-dependent oxidoreductase — MSKVDKLSGFVVVTGASSGIGLELARLAAKDGCDLLLVADRDLSEGEAAAKSAGAASVETVQADLATPEGLKTLMGAIGDRAVDALLANAGHGLGDAFLDQEWKDIAHVIHTNVTGTTWLIHQIGQRMRARNAGRILVTGSIAGHIPGSFQLVYNSTKSYVDYFCFGLRNELKDTDVVVTCLMPGVTDTEFFDRADMENTDAGESDSKADPAKVAKDGYDALIDGEAHTVSGLMNKIQDAFAGIIPDTVLAQMHRKMAKPHDE; from the coding sequence ATGAGCAAGGTCGACAAGCTGAGCGGGTTCGTAGTGGTGACCGGCGCATCCAGCGGGATCGGGCTCGAGCTCGCCCGACTGGCTGCGAAGGATGGCTGCGATCTGCTGCTGGTGGCCGATCGCGATCTGAGCGAAGGCGAAGCCGCGGCGAAGTCCGCCGGCGCGGCTTCGGTCGAGACGGTACAGGCCGACCTTGCGACGCCCGAGGGGCTTAAGACCCTGATGGGCGCGATCGGCGATCGCGCGGTCGACGCGCTGCTCGCCAACGCAGGCCACGGGCTCGGCGATGCGTTTCTCGACCAGGAGTGGAAGGACATCGCCCATGTGATCCATACCAATGTCACCGGGACGACGTGGCTGATCCACCAGATTGGCCAGCGCATGCGCGCGCGCAATGCAGGGCGGATCCTGGTGACCGGCTCGATCGCGGGCCACATCCCGGGGTCGTTCCAGCTCGTCTACAACAGCACGAAGAGCTACGTAGACTACTTCTGTTTCGGCTTGCGCAACGAGTTGAAGGACACCGACGTCGTCGTCACCTGCCTGATGCCGGGCGTGACCGACACCGAGTTCTTCGACCGCGCGGACATGGAAAATACCGACGCCGGCGAAAGCGACAGCAAGGCTGATCCCGCCAAAGTGGCGAAGGACGGCTACGATGCTCTGATCGACGGCGAAGCGCACACGGTGAGCGGCCTCATGAACAAGATCCAGGACGCATTCGCGGGGATCATTCCCGATACGGTGCTGGCCCAGATGCATCGCAAGATGGCAAAGCCGCACGACGAATGA
- a CDS encoding zinc-dependent alcohol dehydrogenase: protein MKALTWHGTKDVRVDTVDDPEIINPRDAIIKITSTAICGSDLHLYDGVIPGVKPGDVLGHEFMGEVVETGKDSTLEKGQRVVVPFTIACGGCFHCKSQQYSACDNSNPVEKQDMSATLYGQPMSGLFGYSHLTGGYSGGQAEYVRVPFSDVGPIVVPDHLDDDKVLFLSDILPTGWMGAENADIQPDDTVAVWGCGPVGLFAIQSAIVMGAAKVIAIDHYPHRLELARKLGAEIINFRESDVREALMEMSGGIGVDAVIDAVGMESHGFAVDNMIDVVKQKVGIGADRASALKQAILAVRFGGKVSIPGVYGGMVDKWPLGAMMEKGLQIRGGQTHVQKYTKDLLAKIEDGTLDTTFLISHRLPLEEAPTGYKNFKEEQDTWTKVVLKPGMEKAA from the coding sequence ATGAAAGCCCTGACCTGGCATGGGACCAAGGATGTGCGGGTCGACACTGTCGACGATCCCGAGATCATCAATCCGCGCGACGCGATCATCAAGATCACCAGCACGGCGATCTGCGGTTCCGATCTCCATCTCTACGACGGCGTTATCCCCGGCGTGAAACCCGGCGACGTACTCGGCCACGAGTTCATGGGCGAGGTCGTGGAGACCGGCAAGGACTCGACGCTCGAGAAGGGCCAGCGCGTGGTAGTGCCGTTCACGATCGCGTGCGGCGGCTGCTTCCACTGCAAGAGCCAGCAGTACTCGGCCTGCGACAACTCGAACCCCGTCGAAAAGCAGGACATGTCGGCGACGCTCTACGGCCAGCCGATGAGCGGGCTTTTCGGATATTCGCATCTCACCGGCGGATATTCCGGCGGTCAGGCGGAATACGTCCGCGTGCCGTTTTCCGACGTGGGACCGATCGTCGTTCCCGACCATCTCGACGACGACAAGGTCCTGTTCCTGTCGGACATCCTGCCTACCGGCTGGATGGGGGCGGAGAACGCCGACATCCAGCCGGACGATACGGTTGCGGTATGGGGCTGCGGCCCGGTCGGCCTGTTCGCGATCCAATCCGCGATCGTGATGGGTGCGGCCAAGGTCATCGCGATCGATCACTATCCGCACCGTCTCGAACTCGCCCGGAAACTGGGCGCGGAAATCATCAACTTCCGCGAAAGCGATGTGCGCGAGGCGCTGATGGAAATGTCCGGCGGGATCGGCGTCGACGCGGTGATCGACGCGGTGGGCATGGAATCGCATGGCTTCGCGGTCGATAACATGATCGACGTGGTGAAGCAGAAGGTGGGCATCGGTGCCGACCGGGCGAGCGCGCTGAAGCAGGCGATCCTGGCGGTGCGGTTCGGCGGCAAGGTATCCATCCCCGGCGTATATGGCGGAATGGTCGACAAGTGGCCGCTGGGCGCGATGATGGAGAAGGGCCTCCAGATCCGCGGCGGTCAGACTCACGTCCAAAAGTACACCAAGGACCTGCTGGCCAAGATCGAGGACGGCACGCTCGATACAACGTTCCTGATCAGCCATCGCCTGCCGCTCGAAGAGGCGCCGACCGGTTACAAGAACTTCAAGGAGGAACAGGACACTTGGACCAAGGTCGTCCTGAAGCCCGGGATGGAGAAGGCGGCATGA
- a CDS encoding SRPBCC family protein: MDRTKSTGGAAVAVGLALGGLALGSVLSAKTRKGRASDDAPGFAARRGRFGDYDVVGRTVTIRKPRTELFAFWRDFENLPAFMENLEKIEVDDAKAGTATWHIKAPAGRTVAVKTEVVSEKDGELIAWRSVEGSDIDTEGRVTFKDAPGERGTRVGLIVAYKPPAGELGRAIAKMFLREPEIQARHDLKRFKMLMEAGEIATSARTPDQTRAAKQENAA; the protein is encoded by the coding sequence ATGGACCGAACGAAAAGCACAGGCGGCGCAGCAGTTGCTGTGGGACTGGCACTCGGAGGCTTGGCTCTCGGGTCCGTCCTGTCGGCAAAGACGCGCAAGGGCAGAGCGTCCGATGATGCGCCCGGCTTTGCCGCCCGCCGCGGCCGCTTCGGGGACTACGACGTCGTCGGCCGGACTGTCACCATTCGCAAGCCGCGTACCGAACTGTTCGCTTTCTGGCGCGATTTCGAGAACCTCCCCGCCTTCATGGAGAACCTCGAAAAGATCGAGGTCGACGACGCGAAGGCGGGCACGGCGACATGGCATATCAAGGCCCCAGCCGGCCGCACGGTAGCGGTTAAGACCGAAGTCGTGAGCGAGAAGGACGGCGAATTGATCGCGTGGCGATCGGTCGAGGGGTCGGACATCGATACCGAAGGTCGCGTCACTTTCAAAGATGCCCCGGGCGAGCGCGGTACGCGTGTCGGACTGATCGTCGCCTACAAGCCGCCCGCGGGCGAACTGGGCCGGGCGATCGCGAAGATGTTCCTGCGCGAACCGGAAATCCAGGCGCGCCACGACCTCAAGCGCTTCAAGATGCTGATGGAAGCGGGCGAGATCGCCACTTCCGCCCGCACCCCCGACCAGACCCGCGCCGCCAAGCAGGAGAATGCAGCATGA
- a CDS encoding DHA2 family efflux MFS transporter permease subunit, whose translation MAPRAGATPDIGPHSGSAPLTGSRLILAGLTLALANFIVVLDTTVANVSIPHIAGGIGVSASQGTWVVTSYSVAEAICVPLTGFLVKRFGALRVFLSSLLGFGVFSTLCGLAPNLGLLVLFRLGQGFAGGPLMPLTQTMLLTIFPPKQRPAAMALWAMTTVVAPIVGPILGGWISDHTTWRWIFFINIPVVALCFFGVVTLLRGHDTGKEDKVTIDKMGLALLVVWVGALQFMLDKGAESDWFGSPLIVACAVVAIVGFAAFLIWELTDRNPIVDISVFRHRGFAASVVTMALGFGSFFATVVITPQWLQQWMGYTATQAGIATGVNGLFAVMTAPLIPRLMKKFDPRLLVFLGLSWLATMSVLRSFWTTDSTFFVIMLPQLLQGVGMTAFFVPITVISLGAVEPRETASAAGILSFARSLAAAMGTSIYTTVWGDLGRSDQTALAGAANDAASTIATMERGGLDHSAAVAAFGRQVEAQATMLATEHVFQIIAVAFVIAAATVWLAPKPPTNVDTSAAH comes from the coding sequence ATGGCACCCCGCGCCGGAGCGACACCCGACATCGGTCCGCATTCCGGCAGCGCCCCGCTTACCGGGTCGCGACTTATCCTGGCGGGCCTCACGCTCGCGCTCGCGAACTTCATTGTCGTGCTCGACACGACGGTGGCCAACGTATCGATCCCGCACATCGCCGGCGGTATCGGCGTTTCGGCCAGCCAGGGTACGTGGGTCGTCACCAGCTATTCGGTCGCCGAAGCGATCTGCGTCCCGCTGACGGGATTTCTGGTCAAGCGGTTCGGCGCCCTGCGCGTTTTCCTGTCGTCCTTGCTGGGGTTCGGCGTCTTCTCGACTTTGTGCGGGCTCGCCCCGAACCTCGGGCTGCTGGTGCTGTTCCGGCTGGGGCAGGGCTTTGCCGGCGGCCCGCTCATGCCGCTTACCCAGACGATGTTGCTGACGATCTTCCCGCCGAAGCAGCGCCCGGCGGCCATGGCGCTCTGGGCAATGACGACCGTCGTGGCACCGATCGTCGGCCCGATCTTGGGTGGCTGGATCAGCGATCACACGACCTGGCGGTGGATCTTCTTCATCAACATCCCGGTCGTGGCGCTGTGTTTCTTTGGCGTCGTCACTCTCCTGCGGGGGCACGATACCGGCAAGGAGGATAAGGTCACGATCGATAAGATGGGCCTGGCGCTGCTGGTCGTATGGGTGGGCGCGCTTCAGTTCATGCTCGACAAAGGCGCGGAATCGGACTGGTTCGGGTCTCCGTTGATCGTCGCCTGCGCGGTGGTCGCGATCGTGGGTTTCGCCGCGTTTCTCATTTGGGAATTGACCGACCGCAACCCGATCGTGGACATCTCGGTATTCCGCCATCGCGGTTTTGCCGCCAGCGTGGTGACGATGGCGCTCGGCTTCGGCAGTTTCTTCGCCACCGTCGTCATCACCCCCCAGTGGCTGCAGCAATGGATGGGATACACCGCCACACAGGCCGGCATCGCGACCGGGGTCAACGGCCTGTTTGCGGTGATGACGGCACCATTGATCCCGCGTTTGATGAAGAAGTTCGATCCGCGCCTGCTCGTGTTCCTCGGACTGAGCTGGCTTGCCACGATGAGCGTGCTGCGATCCTTCTGGACGACGGATTCGACGTTCTTCGTCATCATGCTGCCTCAGCTGTTGCAGGGTGTCGGCATGACAGCGTTCTTCGTGCCCATCACCGTCATCAGCCTGGGCGCGGTGGAGCCGCGGGAAACCGCGTCTGCCGCCGGCATCCTGAGCTTCGCCCGCTCGCTGGCAGCGGCGATGGGTACGTCGATCTACACCACGGTGTGGGGCGACCTCGGCCGCAGCGACCAGACCGCACTGGCGGGCGCCGCAAACGACGCGGCGAGCACGATCGCGACGATGGAGCGTGGTGGGCTCGATCATTCGGCTGCGGTGGCGGCATTCGGGCGGCAGGTGGAGGCACAGGCAACCATGCTGGCGACCGAACATGTGTTCCAGATCATCGCGGTCGCATTTGTGATTGCCGCCGCCACCGTGTGGCTTGCGCCCAAACCCCCGACAAACGTGGATACGAGTGCTGCCCACTAG
- a CDS encoding HlyD family secretion protein, with translation MTETSASPLAEPNDTPADGQEPVVPTSKRRGLFIKLAVVVVVLGAIWLAYELVIGTRTVSTDNAYVQGQNAMVTPLVAGQIVAVPVVETQTVKKGQVLLRIDDTDQRIAFDRARADLLAARRGYDAVQAQGRAQWQQAAAQGAMVTEARAQLSAARSELAKAQVDYDRRRALQGTGAVSADEVTAAAAAVQTARARVEQVSASVAQQERQRQAAIANRAATLAPITGSSVDSAPAVQQAAAALEAARIDLERTVVRAPVDGVVAQLSAQVGQMVQRGAPVMTVVPVGQLYVDANFKENQLGKVRVGQAATLTSSFYGGDVVFHGRVIGFAGGTGAAFAPIPAQNASGNWIKVVQRLPVRIALDPKELAAHPLRVGLSMDAEIDVAGGD, from the coding sequence ATGACAGAAACGTCCGCATCCCCCTTGGCCGAACCGAACGATACGCCCGCCGACGGTCAGGAGCCTGTCGTTCCCACCTCGAAACGGCGCGGCCTGTTCATTAAGCTGGCGGTGGTCGTAGTGGTGCTCGGGGCCATATGGCTTGCATACGAACTCGTGATCGGGACCCGTACGGTCTCGACCGACAACGCCTACGTGCAGGGTCAAAACGCGATGGTCACCCCGCTCGTAGCGGGCCAGATCGTCGCCGTTCCGGTCGTTGAAACCCAGACGGTCAAGAAGGGGCAGGTTCTGCTGCGCATCGACGATACCGACCAGCGTATCGCGTTCGACCGGGCCCGTGCCGACTTGCTGGCGGCGCGCCGGGGCTACGACGCGGTGCAGGCCCAGGGCCGGGCGCAGTGGCAGCAGGCGGCCGCCCAGGGTGCCATGGTGACTGAGGCCCGCGCGCAGCTTTCCGCGGCGCGCAGCGAACTAGCGAAGGCGCAAGTCGACTACGATCGGCGCCGCGCATTGCAGGGGACCGGCGCGGTGTCCGCCGACGAGGTGACGGCGGCAGCCGCTGCCGTGCAGACCGCACGGGCTCGGGTCGAGCAGGTTTCCGCGTCGGTCGCGCAGCAGGAGCGCCAGCGCCAGGCCGCGATCGCCAATCGGGCCGCAACCCTTGCGCCGATCACCGGCAGTTCGGTCGACAGCGCGCCAGCAGTGCAGCAGGCCGCCGCGGCGCTGGAGGCTGCGCGCATCGACCTGGAACGGACGGTCGTGCGCGCACCGGTCGACGGAGTTGTCGCACAGTTGTCGGCCCAGGTCGGACAGATGGTGCAGCGCGGAGCACCGGTGATGACCGTGGTTCCAGTCGGCCAGCTTTATGTCGACGCGAACTTCAAGGAGAACCAGCTCGGCAAGGTCAGGGTCGGCCAGGCCGCGACGTTGACGTCCAGCTTCTATGGCGGAGACGTCGTCTTCCACGGTCGCGTCATCGGGTTTGCCGGGGGCACCGGCGCCGCCTTCGCACCGATTCCCGCTCAGAACGCGTCGGGCAACTGGATCAAGGTGGTACAGCGGTTGCCGGTTCGGATCGCGCTCGACCCGAAGGAACTCGCCGCTCACCCCCTTCGCGTCGGCTTGTCGATGGACGCCGAAATCGACGTCGCGGGCGGCGACTGA
- a CDS encoding efflux transporter outer membrane subunit yields the protein MTNFISRTRLSEWRRTRFASLALAVVLSGCAAPDGGERPVLSTPAQLESRKSLSIGPIADAWPHDRWWQRYGDAQLNALVDEAVANSPTVAEAAARVRTAEGLVRRAGAAGSPQFGLAGEGGLKKQSYNNGIPAQFVPKGWKSYGSLALNGDFDLDLWGRNRAALAAATSDALAAQVDARQAALALQSNVVETYATLGVLYLEDDFLVQAVEVREASAALYAKRYAGGLDSQLPQRQAEAAAAGAAAALEANEERIALQRNVLAALLGAGPDRGLAIERPKAVGPFARIPLPADAGIALAGRRADIVAARLRVEAQGSRIDEARAAFMPDISLRGLLGFMSLGIANLFDRGSDFGQTTGAISLPIFDGGALRGNLEQTGGRYDELVAQYDATVVEALKEVADALASRSSVDEQTREAERAASAAADAYRLADIRYRGGLTTYLDVLSAQTAMIDAQRTALQTRSRLLLTDIQLVRALGGGYADARGDAPVPRGKRP from the coding sequence ATGACGAACTTCATCTCGCGGACGAGACTGTCGGAGTGGAGGCGAACCCGTTTCGCTTCGCTGGCGCTGGCGGTCGTGCTTTCCGGGTGTGCGGCTCCGGACGGGGGTGAACGCCCTGTCCTGAGCACGCCCGCACAACTCGAGAGCCGGAAGTCCCTTTCCATTGGACCGATCGCCGACGCTTGGCCGCACGATCGCTGGTGGCAGCGATACGGCGACGCCCAGTTGAATGCCCTGGTGGACGAGGCCGTGGCCAACTCGCCGACCGTCGCCGAGGCCGCCGCCCGTGTGCGCACGGCAGAGGGCTTGGTGCGCCGGGCGGGCGCCGCCGGATCGCCGCAATTCGGCCTCGCCGGCGAAGGCGGTTTGAAGAAGCAGAGCTACAACAACGGCATCCCGGCACAGTTCGTACCGAAGGGCTGGAAAAGCTATGGCAGCCTCGCCCTCAACGGTGACTTCGACCTCGATCTGTGGGGTCGCAACCGCGCGGCGCTGGCTGCGGCGACATCCGACGCGCTGGCCGCACAAGTCGATGCGCGGCAGGCGGCGCTCGCCCTGCAAAGCAATGTCGTGGAAACCTATGCCACGCTGGGCGTCCTGTATCTCGAAGATGACTTCCTGGTCCAAGCGGTCGAGGTACGAGAGGCGAGCGCCGCGCTCTATGCCAAGCGGTATGCTGGCGGTCTCGACAGCCAACTCCCACAGCGGCAGGCGGAAGCCGCCGCCGCAGGCGCGGCTGCGGCGCTCGAGGCGAACGAGGAGCGCATCGCGCTCCAGCGCAACGTCCTGGCGGCCTTGTTGGGCGCGGGACCTGACCGCGGCCTCGCCATCGAGCGGCCGAAAGCTGTCGGTCCGTTCGCGCGCATACCGCTTCCCGCAGACGCCGGGATCGCGCTAGCCGGCCGCCGGGCGGATATCGTGGCGGCGCGGTTGCGGGTCGAGGCGCAAGGCAGCCGGATCGACGAAGCGCGGGCCGCGTTCATGCCCGACATCAGCCTGCGCGGGCTGCTGGGGTTCATGTCGCTCGGGATCGCCAACCTCTTCGATCGCGGAAGCGACTTCGGGCAAACGACCGGAGCGATCAGCCTGCCGATCTTCGACGGCGGCGCGCTGCGCGGCAATCTCGAACAGACCGGGGGCCGATACGACGAACTGGTCGCGCAGTACGACGCGACCGTGGTCGAGGCTCTCAAGGAAGTGGCCGATGCGCTCGCCAGCCGGTCGAGCGTGGACGAACAGACGCGGGAAGCGGAGCGGGCCGCGAGTGCGGCTGCCGATGCCTATCGCCTCGCCGATATTCGCTATCGCGGAGGTCTGACGACGTATCTCGACGTCCTGTCGGCCCAGACCGCGATGATCGATGCGCAGAGGACCGCGCTCCAAACGCGGTCGCGCCTTCTGCTGACAGACATCCAACTCGTGCGCGCGCTGGGCGGCGGTTATGCCGATGCCCGGGGGGACGCGCCCGTACCCCGGGGTAAACGCCCATGA
- a CDS encoding TetR/AcrR family transcriptional regulator gives MSTLTRRSVTTVPNRNWSTGVELVARLRKSTLVDIRSRMTPPKRSADDTRDRILAATRQLFASKGFDRTTIRAIAAEAGCDPALVIRYFGSKRDLFTAAVQSPLETFPDAHSGERADLVSVAEALLENWHTDRTFFGLLRAAASDDRAADLMRQFFENKVRPHQSRVTGLPPDQAALFGSMLVGIAFAREVTKIPPIANMTSGELAGMLGDVMASCQVTRTTGNARSADVRS, from the coding sequence ATGTCCACCCTGACCCGCCGCTCGGTGACAACGGTTCCGAATCGCAATTGGTCAACGGGCGTTGAATTAGTCGCGCGTTTGCGGAAGTCAACGCTCGTTGATATACGTTCGCGCATGACACCACCGAAACGATCGGCCGACGACACCCGGGACCGGATCCTGGCCGCCACCCGCCAACTCTTCGCCAGCAAGGGTTTCGACCGGACCACGATCCGCGCGATTGCGGCCGAGGCCGGATGCGACCCGGCGCTGGTCATTCGCTATTTCGGGTCGAAGCGCGATCTGTTCACTGCCGCGGTCCAATCCCCGCTGGAAACGTTTCCCGATGCCCATTCGGGCGAACGAGCCGACCTCGTCTCGGTTGCCGAAGCGCTTCTCGAAAACTGGCACACGGACCGCACGTTCTTCGGCCTGCTTCGCGCCGCCGCTTCCGATGACAGGGCTGCCGACCTGATGAGGCAGTTTTTCGAGAACAAGGTTCGCCCGCATCAGTCGCGGGTAACCGGGCTGCCGCCCGATCAAGCGGCGCTGTTCGGGTCGATGCTGGTCGGCATCGCTTTCGCCCGCGAGGTCACCAAAATACCACCGATCGCCAACATGACCTCAGGCGAATTGGCCGGGATGCTCGGCGATGTCATGGCGTCGTGCCAGGTCACGCGGACAACCGGGAATGCTCGGTCCGCCGATGTCAGATCATAG
- a CDS encoding metallopeptidase family protein translates to MCWRADKRGRRAHIAAMMRKFGTPPSPAEFEAIARAALARLPAEFAAHTGEVVMSVEDFADAETLAAMGIEDPFQLTGLFEGIGMTEQSIEMSGQMPNRVRLFRQPILDEWIADGHDLEHLIANVVIHEIGHHFGLSDDDMHALEDQAD, encoded by the coding sequence ATGTGCTGGCGGGCTGACAAGCGCGGGCGGCGCGCCCATATCGCAGCGATGATGCGAAAGTTCGGCACCCCGCCCTCCCCAGCAGAGTTCGAGGCCATCGCCCGCGCCGCGCTGGCCCGCTTGCCGGCAGAGTTCGCCGCACACACCGGCGAGGTGGTGATGAGCGTCGAGGATTTTGCCGACGCGGAAACGCTCGCCGCGATGGGGATCGAGGACCCCTTCCAGCTGACCGGCCTGTTCGAAGGCATCGGCATGACCGAACAGTCGATCGAGATGTCGGGCCAGATGCCGAACCGGGTGCGCCTGTTCCGCCAGCCGATCCTCGACGAATGGATCGCCGACGGGCACGACCTCGAACACCTGATCGCGAACGTCGTGATCCACGAGATCGGCCATCACTTCGGGCTGAGCGACGACGACATGCATGCGCTGGAGGATCAGGCGGACTAG